A single window of Ornithorhynchus anatinus isolate Pmale09 chromosome 3, mOrnAna1.pri.v4, whole genome shotgun sequence DNA harbors:
- the LOC100087207 gene encoding olfactory receptor 10A7-like produces the protein MKEGNQSYVTEFILLGFSNLHEFQVILFMVFLVIYLIALIGNSLLVLVSSMDPALQTPMYFFLKSLSLMDIGYTTVIIPKMLTNFLSKNQNISFGGCAAQMCFSFFFGPAECLILTTMAYDRHAAICDPLHYSLIMNRRFCLQLALASWLSGIPVATVQTTMMFTLPFCGPNLINHFFCDGPPLLELVCTETFAFEVYSLTATVIVLMFPFGVIIVSYVHILITILKMSSAEGRRKAFSTCSSHLIVVSLFFGAASLTYFRVKSSYSPESKKLLSLSYTVFTPMLNPLIYSLRNQEVKGALKKIFHKDLAIYRKFFLSLFNQLKKKIVSNEQLILNIIIRSKS, from the exons ATGAAGGAAGGCAATCAGTCATATGTGACTGAATTCATTCTTTTGGGTTTCTCCAATCTCCATGAATTTCAGGTCATCCTGTTTATGGTTTTCCTTGTGATATACCTAATAGCCTTGATAGGAAACTCCCTCTTAGTGCTGGTCTCCTCGATGGACCCTGCCCTTCAAACCCCTATGTACTTTTTCCTCAAGAGTCTGTCCCTTATGGATATCGGCTACACCACTGTCATCATTCCTAAAATGCTCACCAATTTCCTGTCCAAGAATCAAAATATTTCCTTTGGTGGCTGTGCAGCCCAGATGTGTTTCTCCTTCTTTTTTGGGCCCGCAGAGTGTTTGATCCTGACGACGATGGCTTATGACAGACATGCCGCCATCTGTGATCCGCTCCACTATTCTCTCATCATGAACCGGAGGTTCTGTCTGCAGCTGGCCCTGGCTTCCTGGCTATCAGGGATTCCCGTGGCAACAGTACAGACTACAATGATGTTTACACTGCCCTTCTGTGGGCCTAATCTAATTAACCATTTCTTCTGCGATGGCCCTCCTCTCTTAGAGCTGGTATGCACAGAAACCTTCGCTTTTGAGGTATACAGTTTAACAGCAACTGTGATCGTCCTGATGTTCCCTTTTGGAGTCATCATTGTATCTTACGTCCACATCCTCATCACCATCCTGAAGATGTCTTCCGCCGAGGGCCGTcgcaaagccttctccacctgctcgTCCCACCTCATTGTGGTCTCGCTGTTCTTCGGGGCTGCAAGTTTGACCTATTTCCGAGTCAAATCCTCCTACTCTCCTGAGAGCAAGAAGCTGCTTTCTCTCTCCTatacagtcttcactcccatgctAAATCCCCTGATCTACAGTCTGAGGAATCAAGAGGTGAAAGGTGCCCTGAAGAAAATTTT ccacaaggatcttgcaatctatAGGAAattctttctatctctctttaATCAACTGAAGAAAAAGATAGTATCAAATGAACAGCtaatattaaatataataatcaGAAGTAAATCTTAG